A single Deltaproteobacteria bacterium DNA region contains:
- a CDS encoding ABC transporter substrate-binding protein codes for MTMNRRLIGLFFTFCIFFHAPPLFAADAPLKIINVAVPAVSLLQAPLFVAIDAGVFKKYGMEVRYIVTGARTIQALVGGSVHFAQGVSSRTVPAAVLGGADAVLIANFTDKLLFTMLGAPEIASILDLKGKVVGVSGIGGTTDFASRLALREAGLIPDKDVAIRGVGGAPETVAALRAKIIHAGTLSPPSSFVALKAGFKILFDMTTLGVDYVSSGLGVKKSFLAADRLQARQFVMGMIEGTKILASDEEFSLRALAKHTRLSDREVLKQSYNYQRPYYLKVPYPSVRAIKDTLDALAKDLPKAKDADPRDFIDHSIVKEIEASGFIEAVYGR; via the coding sequence ATGACGATGAACCGACGGCTGATAGGACTGTTTTTCACCTTTTGCATTTTTTTCCACGCACCGCCGCTCTTCGCGGCGGACGCGCCGTTGAAAATCATCAACGTCGCGGTGCCGGCCGTGTCTTTGTTGCAAGCGCCGTTGTTCGTCGCCATTGACGCCGGCGTTTTCAAAAAATACGGCATGGAGGTGCGCTACATCGTCACCGGCGCGCGGACGATTCAGGCGTTGGTCGGCGGTTCGGTGCACTTCGCCCAAGGCGTTTCTAGCCGCACCGTGCCGGCGGCGGTCCTCGGCGGCGCCGACGCGGTGTTGATCGCCAACTTCACCGATAAACTCTTGTTCACCATGCTCGGCGCGCCGGAGATCGCTTCGATCCTCGACTTGAAAGGCAAAGTGGTCGGCGTCTCGGGCATCGGCGGCACCACTGATTTCGCCAGCCGCTTGGCGCTTCGTGAAGCCGGCCTGATACCGGACAAGGACGTGGCCATCCGCGGCGTCGGCGGTGCGCCGGAAACAGTCGCGGCCCTGCGCGCGAAAATCATTCATGCCGGCACGCTGTCGCCGCCTTCGTCTTTCGTCGCGCTCAAAGCCGGTTTCAAAATTCTTTTCGACATGACGACGCTCGGCGTCGATTACGTTTCTTCCGGCCTCGGCGTGAAAAAATCTTTCCTGGCCGCCGATCGCTTGCAAGCACGGCAGTTCGTCATGGGCATGATCGAAGGCACGAAAATTCTCGCCAGCGATGAAGAGTTTTCCCTGCGCGCGCTGGCCAAGCACACCCGGCTCAGCGATCGCGAAGTGTTGAAGCAGAGCTACAATTATCAGCGCCCGTATTATTTGAAGGTGCCCTATCCTTCCGTGCGCGCGATCAAGGATACCCTAGACGCCTTGGCGAAAGATTTACCGAAAGCCAAGGACGCCGATCCGCGCGATTTCATCGACCACTCCATCGTCAAAGAAATCGAAGCGAGCGGTTTTATCGAGGCTGTCTATGGCAGATAG
- a CDS encoding amidohydrolase yields MMHRFISADDHIDLRWLPKELWSERLPARLRERGPRVVEKDNGFYWTWEGNIFSPHGYYTAAQGSGAMWAIERGGVMRQGEIRPTTAELRLTDMDRDGADMSVMYGPTDPMPVADAELRRCCNEAYNDWLAEFCAAKPERLIGVPQLSLDDPLAARDELERLAKRGDLRHVNILASRATPPVYDKAWEPFWSLAEEVNVPIGFHLAVLVKKTRLTDSSQEITNLVVSTASRYAQEPPGMQLLEPLTGLIFTGVLDRHPRVKIVMAEAGLAWVPSMIQGLDIWYQRTRDGRRLTGNAPIALPKLLPSEYFHRQIWISFVDDPLGVKMVGTVLDADKVMFGSDYPHPASTWPNSQTVIEEQMLPLPDQVRQNILGANARRLFGI; encoded by the coding sequence ATGATGCACCGATTTATCTCCGCCGACGATCACATCGATCTGCGCTGGCTGCCGAAGGAATTATGGAGCGAACGATTGCCGGCGCGCCTGCGCGAGCGCGGCCCGCGGGTGGTCGAAAAGGACAATGGATTCTACTGGACTTGGGAAGGTAACATTTTTAGCCCCCACGGCTATTACACCGCGGCCCAGGGCAGCGGCGCCATGTGGGCCATCGAGCGCGGCGGCGTGATGCGTCAAGGCGAGATCCGTCCAACCACGGCGGAACTACGCTTGACCGACATGGACCGCGACGGCGCCGACATGTCGGTGATGTATGGCCCCACCGATCCGATGCCGGTCGCCGACGCGGAACTCAGACGGTGCTGCAACGAAGCCTACAACGACTGGTTGGCGGAATTCTGCGCAGCGAAGCCCGAGCGGCTAATCGGCGTGCCGCAACTTTCCCTCGACGATCCATTGGCCGCGCGCGACGAACTCGAACGGCTCGCCAAACGCGGCGACTTGCGCCACGTCAACATTCTTGCCTCGCGGGCAACGCCGCCGGTTTATGACAAAGCTTGGGAGCCGTTCTGGTCGTTGGCCGAAGAGGTGAACGTGCCCATCGGATTTCATCTCGCCGTGTTAGTCAAAAAAACTCGGCTCACCGATTCCAGTCAAGAAATTACCAATCTCGTCGTCTCCACCGCGTCGCGCTACGCCCAAGAGCCGCCCGGCATGCAGCTGCTCGAACCGCTCACCGGATTGATTTTCACCGGCGTCCTCGACCGTCATCCGCGGGTAAAAATCGTCATGGCCGAAGCCGGACTCGCCTGGGTGCCGAGCATGATCCAGGGCCTCGACATTTGGTATCAGCGCACCCGCGACGGCCGCCGGCTCACCGGCAACGCGCCGATCGCATTGCCGAAACTTTTGCCGAGCGAATATTTTCACCGGCAAATTTGGATCAGCTTCGTCGACGATCCCCTCGGCGTGAAAATGGTCGGCACCGTGCTCGACGCCGACAAAGTCATGTTCGGCTCCGACTATCCGCATCCGGCAAGCACTTGGCCCAATTCGCAAACGGTAATCGAAGAACAAATGCTGCCGCTGCCCGACCAGGTCCGGCAAAATATTCTCGGCGCCAACGCACGCCGGCTGTTTGGGATTTAG
- a CDS encoding alpha/beta fold hydrolase — MSPTHSAIQLDDPLIPVAIPEQVAAKEGLAELPGTRLWYWDTGGDGVPVIFLHPTTGSTLIWLYQQPVFAKAGHRVIAYSRRNHYNSDLASEDNPGCASEDLNNLAGYLGVKKFHAVSSAAGGSVATDYALSHPERLLSLTVSSNNLAARNGYIEQTAARIRPKEEKDLPRWFWELGPSYRAANPAGVDKWNELTRRSVSGKGARQKLANEVTPAKLETIRVPTLLITGAADLVTPPSIMRMIARHVPDNELAIVSESGHSPCWEQPEVFNRTVLHFISRHGVK, encoded by the coding sequence ATGAGCCCGACTCACTCTGCGATTCAACTCGACGATCCGCTGATCCCCGTGGCGATTCCGGAACAGGTTGCGGCCAAGGAGGGATTGGCCGAACTTCCCGGCACGCGGCTTTGGTATTGGGATACTGGCGGCGACGGTGTGCCGGTGATTTTTCTTCATCCGACCACTGGCAGTACGTTGATCTGGTTGTATCAGCAACCGGTGTTCGCCAAAGCCGGCCATCGTGTCATCGCCTACTCTCGGCGCAATCATTACAATTCGGATCTCGCCAGCGAAGACAATCCTGGCTGCGCTTCGGAGGATTTGAATAATCTCGCTGGCTATCTCGGTGTGAAAAAATTTCATGCGGTGAGCTCTGCCGCCGGTGGCAGCGTGGCGACGGATTACGCGCTGTCTCATCCTGAACGTTTGTTGAGTCTGACGGTGTCGAGCAATAACTTGGCTGCGCGCAATGGCTACATCGAACAAACCGCGGCGCGGATTCGTCCCAAAGAAGAAAAAGATTTGCCGCGTTGGTTTTGGGAGCTTGGGCCATCCTATCGCGCGGCCAACCCCGCCGGCGTGGACAAGTGGAACGAACTGACGCGCCGCTCGGTGAGCGGCAAAGGGGCGCGGCAAAAATTAGCCAACGAAGTCACGCCGGCGAAGTTAGAAACGATAAGAGTTCCGACGCTGCTCATCACCGGCGCCGCCGATCTGGTCACGCCGCCGTCGATCATGCGCATGATCGCGCGCCATGTTCCCGATAATGAGCTGGCGATCGTTTCGGAGTCGGGCCACTCGCCCTGTTGGGAGCAGCCGGAGGTTTTCAACCGCACGGTGCTGCATTTCATTTCACGCCATGGCGTGAAATGA
- a CDS encoding ABC transporter ATP-binding protein: protein MAPIISISNLTKTYASGHQALKGVDLQIDKGEIFALLGPNGAGKTTLISIVCGIVTATEGAVVADGHDITGDYRAARGMIGLVPQELSTDAFESVWATVSFSRGLFGLAPNAGYIERVLCDLSLWDKRQNKIMTLSGGMKRRVMIAKALAHEPQILFLDEPTAGVDVELRRDMWALVRRLRDSGVTIILTTHYIDEAEEMADRIGVINKGELILVEEKTRLMKKLGKKQLTLNLVAPLAAVPAALNDWHLALNAGGTELDYTFDATEERAGIPALLQRLSDLGIRFKDLNTRQSSLEDIFVSLVSDR, encoded by the coding sequence ATGGCGCCGATCATTTCTATTTCCAACTTGACCAAGACCTATGCGTCGGGGCATCAGGCGCTCAAAGGTGTTGACCTGCAAATCGACAAAGGCGAAATCTTCGCGCTCCTAGGTCCCAACGGTGCCGGGAAAACTACGTTGATCAGTATTGTCTGCGGCATCGTCACGGCCACCGAGGGTGCGGTGGTCGCCGATGGCCACGATATTACCGGCGATTATCGTGCGGCGCGTGGGATGATCGGTTTGGTGCCGCAAGAGCTCAGTACGGATGCCTTTGAGTCGGTGTGGGCGACGGTGAGTTTTAGCCGCGGTTTGTTCGGTCTCGCGCCGAATGCCGGTTACATCGAACGGGTGCTGTGCGATCTATCTTTGTGGGATAAGCGGCAGAATAAAATTATGACGCTTTCGGGCGGCATGAAGCGGCGCGTGATGATCGCCAAGGCGCTGGCGCACGAACCGCAGATCTTATTTCTCGACGAGCCGACGGCGGGCGTCGATGTCGAACTGCGCCGCGATATGTGGGCGCTGGTGCGCCGGCTGCGCGACAGCGGCGTGACGATCATCTTGACCACCCACTACATTGACGAGGCGGAGGAGATGGCCGACCGCATCGGCGTGATCAATAAGGGCGAGCTGATCCTGGTCGAGGAAAAAACCCGGCTGATGAAGAAGCTCGGCAAAAAACAATTGACGCTCAATCTAGTTGCGCCGCTGGCGGCGGTCCCGGCGGCATTGAATGATTGGCATTTGGCACTTAACGCCGGCGGCACAGAATTGGATTACACCTTCGACGCCACCGAAGAACGCGCCGGCATTCCAGCGCTCTTGCAGCGGCTGAGCGATCTCGGCATCCGCTTCAAGGATTTGAACACACGCCAAAGTTCGCTGGAAGATATTTTTGTTAGCTTGGTCAGCGACCGATGA
- a CDS encoding ABC transporter substrate-binding protein has translation MTAVSFRSKKPPSRSLGTAIGCLLGCRSSNRPAIKTMKHRQHQVARALLNTLAILFFAITADAAELKKFRLGYSTVGPAGTGLWMAKEIGAFEKYGIDADLIFISSGPVVVQALLGGDLQGGFAATNAVIAAVLGGAPLVSIMSLINRPYYRLWVQPEITRVEELRAKTLGVSRFGSVNDNMTRILLRKKNLEGTVIVRQFGGTTETAAAFLHRQIAGAVISALRVNAPMRMLLDLSELDFLYSNVVITVSRDFQKRNPETLDAFVRGYLEGVAAAHEQKDKALKVIQKYTRLKDQKLIEELYSDSVKFLDRVPRLEAEAIAPIVEFMGKKPIAVETVADNSIVDRLVREGFVDKLYKKR, from the coding sequence ATGACCGCTGTAAGCTTCCGCAGCAAAAAACCACCATCGCGCTCCCTTGGTACAGCCATTGGATGTTTGCTAGGATGCCGATCAAGCAATCGACCGGCAATAAAAACTATGAAACATCGACAACACCAGGTTGCCCGCGCGCTACTGAACACGCTGGCGATTTTATTCTTCGCGATCACCGCCGACGCAGCCGAGCTAAAGAAGTTTCGCCTCGGCTATTCCACCGTTGGCCCGGCGGGCACCGGCTTGTGGATGGCCAAGGAGATCGGCGCCTTTGAAAAATATGGCATCGACGCCGATCTGATTTTTATTTCTTCCGGGCCGGTGGTGGTGCAGGCGCTGCTCGGCGGCGATCTGCAAGGCGGCTTCGCCGCCACCAATGCGGTGATCGCGGCGGTGTTGGGCGGCGCGCCGCTGGTGTCGATTATGAGTTTGATCAACCGGCCTTACTATCGTCTGTGGGTGCAGCCGGAAATTACCCGCGTCGAAGAATTGCGCGCCAAAACTTTGGGCGTGTCGCGCTTCGGCTCGGTGAACGACAACATGACGCGCATCTTGCTGCGCAAGAAAAACCTCGAAGGCACGGTCATTGTGCGCCAGTTCGGCGGCACCACGGAGACAGCGGCGGCGTTTCTGCACCGGCAGATCGCCGGCGCGGTGATCTCGGCGCTACGCGTCAACGCGCCCATGCGTATGCTGCTTGACCTGTCCGAGCTCGACTTTCTCTACTCCAACGTGGTGATCACCGTGTCGCGCGACTTTCAAAAGCGCAACCCGGAAACCCTCGACGCCTTCGTGCGCGGCTACCTCGAAGGCGTCGCCGCCGCCCACGAGCAGAAAGACAAAGCCCTCAAGGTGATTCAAAAATATACCCGCCTCAAAGATCAAAAATTGATCGAAGAGCTGTACAGCGACTCAGTGAAGTTCCTCGATCGCGTGCCGCGCCTCGAAGCGGAAGCGATCGCGCCGATCGTCGAGTTCATGGGTAAAAAACCTATCGCCGTGGAAACCGTCGCCGATAATTCCATCGTCGACCGACTGGTGCGCGAAGGATTTGTCGACAAGCTTTACAAGAAGCGCTGA
- a CDS encoding Fic family protein produces the protein MSEFIHELPDWPNFRWDSTLISSPLAALRHRQGRLVGRMEALGVSLRAETTLQALTLEVVKSSEIEGEILNGDQVRSSIARRLGMDIGALAPVDRNIEGVVEMMLNATQNFAAPLTAERLCGWHAALFPTGHSAMRKIAVGRWRDDSTGPMRVVSGPLGQERVHFTAPAAERLEKEMSIFLQWFDGATTTDPVLRAALAHLWFVTIHPFEDGNGRIARTLADMALARSEQSAQRFYSMSAQVRIERSGYYDVLDKTQKSDLDITPWLEWFLSCLNRAFDETENRLGGVLGKARFWETHGQKSFNDRQRLMLNKLLDGFEGKLNTSKWATIAKCSQDTALRDIFDLVARGVLAKDQGGGRSTSYSLAPATAQPNIE, from the coding sequence ATGAGCGAGTTTATTCATGAATTGCCGGATTGGCCGAACTTTCGTTGGGATTCGACCCTGATATCGAGCCCACTTGCGGCACTACGCCACCGGCAAGGGCGGCTGGTTGGACGAATGGAAGCGCTCGGGGTTTCCCTACGCGCCGAAACGACGCTCCAGGCGTTGACCCTAGAAGTTGTAAAATCATCCGAGATCGAAGGGGAGATTCTCAACGGCGATCAGGTGCGCTCTTCGATTGCCCGTCGGTTGGGTATGGATATCGGCGCCCTCGCTCCCGTCGATCGCAATATCGAAGGTGTGGTCGAAATGATGCTCAATGCCACACAGAATTTTGCCGCGCCACTGACTGCGGAGCGATTGTGCGGCTGGCATGCCGCGCTTTTTCCGACCGGCCACAGCGCTATGCGCAAGATCGCGGTGGGCCGCTGGCGCGACGATTCCACCGGACCTATGCGGGTGGTTTCCGGTCCATTGGGGCAGGAGCGGGTGCACTTTACAGCGCCGGCGGCTGAGCGCCTCGAAAAAGAAATGTCGATATTTCTTCAATGGTTCGACGGCGCAACGACGACCGATCCAGTCCTACGAGCCGCGCTTGCCCATTTGTGGTTCGTCACCATTCATCCATTCGAAGACGGCAACGGGCGCATTGCGCGAACGCTCGCCGATATGGCGTTGGCACGCTCTGAACAAAGCGCGCAACGATTTTATAGCATGTCGGCGCAAGTCAGGATCGAACGAAGCGGTTATTACGACGTACTCGATAAAACTCAGAAGTCGGACCTCGACATCACGCCTTGGCTGGAGTGGTTTCTCAGCTGTCTCAACCGCGCCTTTGACGAAACCGAAAACCGTCTCGGCGGCGTGCTCGGCAAAGCGCGGTTTTGGGAAACCCATGGGCAAAAGTCTTTCAATGACCGCCAGCGTTTGATGCTGAACAAATTGTTGGACGGCTTCGAAGGTAAATTGAATACATCCAAATGGGCGACCATCGCGAAATGTTCTCAAGACACCGCCCTGCGCGACATCTTTGACCTGGTTGCGCGCGGCGTGCTTGCCAAAGATCAAGGCGGTGGGCGTAGCACAAGCTATTCGTTGGCTCCGGCGACAGCACAGCCGAATATTGAATAG
- a CDS encoding ABC transporter permease — translation MSNLAFNRYSVWAIYRFEMARALRTLFQSVIAPVITTSLYFVVFGSAIGSRMTQVDGVDYGAFIVPGLIMLSLLTQSISNASFGIYFPKFTGTIYELLSAPVSYLEIVIAYVGAAASKSIALGLIILATAALFVPVRIQHPFWMIAFLVLTAATFSLFGFIIGIWAKNFEQLQFIPMLVITPLTFLGGAFYSIDMLPPVWRTVTLFNPVVYLISGFRWSFHESADVSVELSLAMTLGFFALCLCVVGWMFKTGFRLKS, via the coding sequence ATGAGCAACCTAGCCTTCAACCGGTACAGCGTCTGGGCGATTTATAGATTCGAGATGGCGCGGGCGTTGCGCACGCTGTTTCAGAGCGTGATCGCTCCGGTGATCACCACTTCGCTTTATTTCGTCGTCTTCGGTTCCGCCATCGGTTCGCGCATGACCCAAGTCGACGGCGTCGACTACGGCGCGTTCATCGTGCCGGGGTTGATCATGCTTTCACTGCTCACCCAGAGCATTTCCAACGCTTCGTTCGGGATTTACTTCCCCAAATTCACCGGCACGATCTACGAACTTCTGTCGGCGCCGGTCTCGTACTTGGAAATCGTCATCGCCTACGTCGGCGCCGCGGCCTCCAAGTCGATTGCGCTGGGATTGATCATCCTCGCCACCGCCGCGCTGTTCGTGCCGGTACGTATCCAACATCCATTCTGGATGATCGCTTTTCTCGTCCTCACCGCGGCCACTTTCAGCCTGTTCGGTTTCATCATTGGAATCTGGGCTAAAAACTTCGAGCAGTTGCAATTCATTCCGATGCTGGTCATCACGCCGCTGACTTTTCTCGGCGGCGCTTTCTATTCCATCGACATGCTGCCGCCGGTCTGGCGCACCGTCACCTTGTTCAACCCGGTGGTCTATTTGATCAGCGGCTTTCGCTGGAGCTTCCACGAATCGGCCGACGTGAGTGTCGAGCTGAGTTTGGCGATGACGCTGGGATTCTTCGCGCTCTGCCTTTGTGTGGTTGGCTGGATGTTCAAGACCGGCTTTCGGTTGAAAAGCTGA
- a CDS encoding ABC transporter substrate-binding protein — MGKTRQMCLAIVCAISCGFLPAIQAQELKPMRISLSLGSVQLPLWAARDAGLFAKHGLNVELLGLQSAARQVQLLYAGDTLAASLSGTTPVRARIEGADTIIMMALLNSFTLSVMTVPEIKRPSDLKGKLIGVGSLGGSPTLLTQRLLKKWGIESDVKFLGTGGYV; from the coding sequence ATGGGCAAGACAAGACAAATGTGTTTAGCGATTGTCTGCGCGATCTCGTGCGGATTTTTGCCCGCCATACAGGCTCAAGAACTAAAACCCATGCGCATCTCATTGAGTCTCGGATCGGTGCAGCTGCCGCTTTGGGCGGCGCGCGACGCCGGATTGTTTGCCAAGCACGGCCTAAATGTCGAGCTGCTCGGCCTACAGTCCGCGGCCCGCCAGGTGCAGCTGCTTTACGCCGGAGATACCTTGGCAGCGAGCCTATCCGGAACAACTCCCGTCAGAGCGCGCATCGAAGGCGCCGATACCATCATCATGATGGCACTGCTGAACTCATTCACGCTCTCGGTCATGACGGTGCCGGAAATCAAACGGCCGAGCGATCTCAAAGGCAAGCTGATCGGTGTCGGCAGCCTGGGCGGCTCACCGACACTGTTGACCCAACGGTTGCTGAAAAAATGGGGCATCGAATCAGACGTCAAATTTCTCGGCACCGGCGGCTATGTCTAA
- a CDS encoding O-methyltransferase yields the protein MFSNISPAMQQVMRAMEEQLARDQASLRSVDTDMGRLLTLLAMSAPAGAFLELGSSGGYSSIWLSLAARARGVKLTTVDLNEKKVALAKDNISRAGAADVVEVHHGDAFDFAGRNEPLAFCFSDIEPPELNAKIYELVVPRLVPGGWLVVDNVTSPRHQKDFIARAYSDPRVDCVLLPFPKGDMICRKC from the coding sequence ATGTTTAGTAATATTTCCCCGGCAATGCAGCAAGTGATGCGCGCCATGGAAGAACAACTGGCGCGCGATCAAGCGTCGCTGCGCAGCGTCGACACCGACATGGGACGGCTGTTAACTCTGCTCGCCATGTCGGCGCCGGCGGGGGCATTTCTCGAACTCGGCAGCAGCGGCGGCTACTCGAGTATCTGGCTGTCCCTGGCCGCCCGCGCCCGGGGCGTGAAGCTGACCACGGTCGATCTGAATGAAAAAAAAGTCGCTCTGGCGAAAGATAATATTTCCCGCGCCGGCGCCGCCGATGTCGTCGAAGTGCATCACGGCGACGCTTTTGATTTCGCGGGCCGCAACGAACCCTTGGCGTTCTGCTTCTCCGACATCGAGCCGCCGGAGCTAAACGCCAAGATCTACGAACTCGTCGTGCCGCGCCTGGTGCCCGGCGGCTGGCTGGTCGTCGACAACGTCACCTCGCCGCGCCACCAAAAAGATTTTATCGCACGCGCCTACAGCGACCCACGCGTCGACTGCGTGCTCCTGCCGTTTCCCAAGGGCGATATGATTTGCCGCAAGTGCTGA
- a CDS encoding extracellular solute-binding protein has translation MPAQTHIARTILSVALIGLLLFATAAYSQQGKAASSAEWDKLVEAARKEGKIAISLPASAELKKQIEEQFRKRFAIEVEVFTSRGATGVRRMADEFKAGVRYFDLHIGGSSSILSGMYDEGIIDAIDPWLVLSEVRDPKQWWGGHLWVDSAKRFIYMFQAYLPESIWYNSDLVKPSELRSFEDLLNPKWKGKIGFLDPRTPGGGDSHWSYMWQVKGEDYLKNLAAQDLFLGRDQRVLSESLAKGRIAVLVGNTFYSFQPFVKAGLPVKPLPTPKEGTFGTGGSGNLAIIKAPAHPNATKVFVNWLLSHEGQEVFSHGLAQATRRNDVDTKWLRETGTIAAKDTMSVEEFWKVENQSEEKFEKVRKPAAKAAQTLLK, from the coding sequence ATGCCAGCGCAGACTCATATCGCCAGAACCATTTTGTCAGTTGCGCTCATTGGCCTGCTGCTATTCGCGACCGCCGCTTACAGCCAACAAGGTAAGGCCGCGAGCTCGGCGGAATGGGACAAGTTAGTCGAGGCGGCGCGCAAGGAAGGCAAGATCGCGATTTCACTGCCGGCCAGCGCCGAATTGAAAAAACAGATCGAAGAGCAATTTAGAAAACGTTTCGCCATCGAAGTGGAAGTTTTTACTTCGCGCGGCGCCACCGGCGTGCGCCGCATGGCGGACGAATTCAAAGCCGGCGTGCGCTATTTCGATCTGCACATCGGCGGTTCGTCGTCGATCCTCTCCGGCATGTACGACGAGGGGATTATCGATGCCATCGATCCCTGGCTGGTGCTGTCCGAAGTGCGCGATCCGAAACAATGGTGGGGCGGTCATCTATGGGTCGATAGCGCCAAACGTTTCATTTACATGTTTCAAGCCTATTTGCCGGAAAGCATTTGGTACAACAGCGATCTGGTCAAACCGAGCGAGCTACGCTCCTTCGAAGATCTTCTCAATCCCAAGTGGAAAGGCAAGATCGGCTTTCTCGATCCACGCACACCCGGCGGCGGTGACAGCCATTGGTCGTATATGTGGCAGGTCAAGGGCGAGGACTACTTGAAGAACTTGGCGGCGCAGGATTTATTTCTCGGCCGCGATCAACGGGTGCTGTCGGAGAGTTTGGCCAAGGGACGCATCGCCGTGTTGGTCGGCAATACTTTCTATTCATTCCAGCCGTTCGTGAAAGCCGGACTGCCGGTGAAGCCGCTGCCGACTCCGAAAGAGGGAACCTTCGGCACCGGCGGCAGCGGCAACTTAGCGATCATCAAAGCGCCGGCGCATCCCAATGCGACCAAAGTGTTCGTGAACTGGCTGCTCAGCCACGAGGGGCAGGAAGTGTTTTCCCACGGCCTAGCGCAAGCGACGAGACGTAACGACGTTGACACCAAGTGGCTGCGCGAAACCGGCACGATCGCGGCGAAGGATACGATGTCGGTGGAAGAATTTTGGAAAGTGGAAAATCAGTCGGAAGAAAAATTTGAGAAAGTACGCAAGCCGGCGGCCAAGGCGGCGCAGACACTGTTGAAATAG
- a CDS encoding radical SAM protein, whose product MNKARPPMKGLSMATNGTNKTNLDILEGYFKRYPDVHKETILKQHMLSLGHWFSDSALEACEGALVKSYRLFSYDLVPMSYFKRNEHRRVPEHFVLINGPHDMRPVAIQTSLSPDSPYLVDIVEGRMVLTVDGQEVSEVRVPKTPDYYSKSLPDGTPYHEIVAFASFITIFRNCQYWGAKEECKFCDINENARQMKLSRDFTLSAPVKSVEDVLAVCKYVAEDAKKIGAGQGFVLSGGTITKTLHGKSEADFYVPYIEAIKNLDSHPRITFEVNARPREEVKRYKDAGADNIHFNMETWDKELFAWINPGKAERVGWDNWVRWMEDAVEVFGPGQVQPSFVSGIEMARPHGFKTVEEAVKSTTGCFEYLMSRAIMPRPQQWRREPSTALCKEAEQPPVPLDYYIQMTRNWYETYQKYRDKLPKFGTRKAGLLAERNLLGPVHGAYGDFAMLKENLFPADVEEQINRRSVPWESIEVTAHV is encoded by the coding sequence ATGAATAAGGCGCGGCCGCCAATGAAAGGATTGTCAATGGCGACGAACGGAACAAATAAAACTAACTTGGATATCTTGGAGGGATATTTCAAAAGATATCCTGACGTTCACAAGGAAACGATTCTCAAACAACACATGTTGAGCCTGGGCCACTGGTTCAGCGACTCGGCGCTCGAAGCCTGCGAGGGCGCGCTGGTGAAATCTTACCGGCTGTTCTCCTACGATCTGGTGCCGATGTCCTATTTTAAAAGGAACGAGCATCGGCGCGTGCCGGAGCATTTCGTTCTGATCAACGGGCCGCACGACATGCGCCCGGTGGCGATCCAAACTTCATTGTCGCCCGATTCGCCTTATCTCGTCGACATCGTCGAGGGCCGGATGGTTTTGACCGTCGATGGTCAAGAGGTGTCCGAGGTGCGCGTGCCCAAGACGCCGGATTATTATTCTAAGAGCTTGCCCGACGGTACGCCCTATCATGAGATCGTCGCCTTTGCTTCGTTCATCACGATCTTTCGCAACTGCCAATACTGGGGTGCGAAGGAGGAATGTAAATTTTGCGACATCAATGAAAATGCTCGCCAGATGAAGCTGTCGCGCGACTTTACGCTGTCGGCGCCCGTGAAATCGGTTGAAGATGTCCTGGCCGTTTGTAAATACGTCGCCGAAGACGCCAAAAAAATTGGCGCGGGCCAGGGCTTCGTGCTGAGCGGCGGCACGATTACGAAAACGCTGCACGGCAAGAGCGAAGCGGATTTCTACGTGCCCTATATCGAGGCGATCAAGAATCTCGACAGCCATCCACGCATTACCTTCGAGGTCAACGCGCGGCCGCGCGAGGAAGTGAAGCGTTACAAGGACGCCGGCGCCGACAACATTCACTTCAACATGGAGACCTGGGACAAAGAGCTATTCGCCTGGATCAATCCCGGCAAGGCCGAGCGCGTCGGCTGGGACAACTGGGTGCGCTGGATGGAAGACGCCGTGGAGGTCTTCGGTCCTGGCCAGGTGCAGCCGAGTTTTGTTTCCGGTATCGAGATGGCGCGGCCGCATGGCTTCAAGACCGTCGAGGAAGCGGTCAAGTCGACCACCGGCTGCTTCGAATATCTGATGTCGCGGGCGATCATGCCTCGGCCGCAGCAGTGGCGTCGCGAACCGTCCACCGCGCTGTGCAAAGAAGCCGAGCAACCGCCGGTGCCTTTGGACTATTATATTCAGATGACCCGCAATTGGTACGAAACCTATCAGAAGTATCGCGACAAGCTGCCCAAGTTCGGCACTCGCAAGGCCGGTTTGTTGGCCGAGCGCAACCTATTGGGACCGGTGCACGGCGCCTACGGCGATTTCGCTATGTTGAAAGAAAATTTATTTCCGGCCGACGTCGAAGAACAGATCAATCGGCGCAGCGTGCCGTGGGAAAGTATCGAGGTGACCGCCCATGTTTAG